The genomic interval TGAATTAGCTTTGACGCACATCACCAATGACATTAATCAGATATGCATAAAGAAACACAAAAAAGACCCTTCAGTCTCAACgtgaaacttcgactgtccatttccctccatggatgctgcccgacccgcttatttcctccagctcctttgtgtgttgttcctacaacttgatgcagagtcttgactcgaaatgtcaacaatttcttaccccccacaggtgctgctcgacctgttgagttcctctagcagtttgttttctgctccagagtccagcatctgcagtctcttgtgtctcctacaaCCTTGTTTCCTATTCTTTTCAGCTCATGTATATACCTTGTTACCAACAGCAACTACCTTGAAACCACATAATCTCCTGCTTATTTTCGAGTTATCGAccaatatttgcaaaaaaaattattaagGATTCTGACCTGTGAATCACAGCAAAAAGGTCTTCTGTTGTACGGAGTTTGTTTGGCGATATGAATACGTTATCGTCATTAGTTTGAGGAGACGACTCGGGAGAAATCAAATAACTCTCACCCTGTCCCACATCTGCATAAAAGAAATGCAGAGTAATTTACTGTAAAAATTACATCTATTTTAGTAATCTGCATATAATTGCATAAATATTTCATTGTGTACCAATGATAATTTAGTATGGTTAAATAGCAGGCTTTTATAAAAGTTTATTAAAATCTTTTCAAGCTGCTTCATTTCACAAATTGTAAGCAAAGAGAGCAACATTCCTAACTACATTCACTTAGTTCAATCTGCATTTACATAAATGTACAATATCACATGCATCAGTGAACTATCTTACTTCAGATATGCAGTTGTCTTCAATTGTTCATCCATCACTTCCTGAGCCTGCCTTAAACTTTTCCACCTTTTTGCTTTTAAAGTTTGATTTCCTTTATAAATTTAATGTGAGAATAAGATTCCCATTGATTACATGAAATGATTATTATTTAGTTTCTAGAAAAATTAACTTCCACTTAGCATATAACTAAGTCTTTCTTAAAAACTTGTCTGAAAAGAAATGTCACATTAAGGACTGACCATTAAGAGCATGtcttattttcaaattatttccgtggaaaaatgatgcaaaaaatcacaaagatcacaataagtttttcatttttgttaaatAAGATTGATGTTCTTAAAATTAAACAGTGTATTTGTTGTGTCACACTATAATGCAAGCTTATGGttaaacagaaaatggcaggttGAGCAAGTCAGGAGGATCTCATTACACATTATTACTTAAAAGACTCCACTTGAAAATATGTTCTCCTTTATAATTAGGATTTGTTTTCTGACGGAGATCAAGAGGAAATCAGCATAGCTGTTttgcaaagaaaacagaaaacttATTTTTAGTCCATAATGTAGAACACATTTAAAGACACCGGATGAGAATCCTACTTAAATGAACTAATAcgaaaatgaagaaatattttgccAGATATGTACCAACTGCAGTGGACATATTAAACATATACATGGACATATAAGAGTAGATACCTGTGACATAAACTGCCAAATTTCCTTCCCATTAATTTAACCTGATTAAAATCAGTTTTTATCCTGGCATGCACCCGCCCACTCAATTTTCCAATATCCACTGCACATGGGTGTTCCAGTGTATCCCCAGGAAAATCTGGCCTTCTTATCAGATCTCACCCTATATTTTGAATGTATTCTTGGTTGTAGTTAAAAAGTGAAGTTTTATGCTGACTTATTGCAATATACCTATAATTCCAGATCCAGCGAGAAAGGCTTGATACCAAATGTAAATTATTACAAAGCCAGTGATGAGAAATATGAGCATTAAGTTTATAAAGCATGTCCAAtacttaaaatatataaaatgaaacaatttaacAACCATGTCTATTTATTGCCAGAAACAAAGGGAATAAAGAAAATTATTGGACAAAGAGATTGGTTAAATAGTTCTGAAGAAGCACAGTTGACAAACTCTGATTAAAAAAATTAGAGTACACCAGCTTACATTTAGGTCTGCATATAAACATAAATCATCCACAATCTGCTTATTTTTTTGCACTTAAAAGGATTAATTATATGTTTCAGGTTAACAATGTATATCTGCTTTTCTTACTGGAGTGGTTGAGTTCGATAAGATGTTCTGAAAACAGTCAAAACATTTCAGATTTTGTGCAATAAAAGGATACTTTGCTGGTGGAATCAACACACTCATCAACATGTTATTTTACTGTAACAGTGCTAAATTTTGAGCTTAACAATTTCATTCTACAACTTGATGTGGAACTAAAATGAGAAAACTTTTACCTATATGACCTTTGTACTGCCCATCACTAGGAGTCTCACACAGAGCTTCAGCAGTTCTTGTGGCATCAGGAACAGTTTCTGGACTGCCATCTTGCAATCTCTTTGCCTTTTCTTCAATGCTGTCTTTGCTGAGCTTCTGTGCACCTATTGATTCTGGTTGAATTATGTCTGGGGATGCAGTTTCATCATCATTAActgggtcaaagtcaagttttctttccaatttCTCTACAGTTGTGGGTTTTGATAGTGCAGCAGATAGGGTTTCTGTTATGGTGTGACTTGATGAAGGCACTTTTTCAGGTCGCTCTGGGTTCCCCATTTCTTGTGCAAGTACCTCATTCTGAGACTCTTTATTGGAATTATTCAAGTCTTGATATATTTCTTGTATGGTGCTCTTCTTCACCAAATTTGCTTCACTGATATCTGTGCAGCTATTGGAGACTGCCTGACAGTTTGCTGTTGCAATTGTTTGGTCATCTCCAACCTCTTTGTTCTGTGGACTCCCATTAGCTTTTAAAGACTTTACCACTGAAGAGAGCAAGGGTAAAGGGGTCAAACTTTCTTCATTCAGATTATTTTCTTGAAGCGCATTAGTACTTTCCATATCCAATAAGTTAGTGTTTGCTTCTGAGGAAGATGATTTTTGTGGTGgtgaattggaaaattcattgcaCTTATGTGCACTATAACCATATGGTTCAGTTTTATATGGTGGTGTGACAGGATCTGTATGAGGCAGTTCTTCTGTTATGCCAGGTTCTTCTTGGCATTCTTGCCTGGGTTGCTTGGTTTTACTAACAGAACGAAGCTGTACAGACTGTAGCACTGATGGGGTAATGGCAAGGGAAACTGATGGACTGTTATTGGGTCGTTCAGCTGCCTCGCTGTCTTTACTTTGATTTGAGATATGCAGTTGGTTTCTGTGAGCAGAAGGCTTGCTTTTAAACACATTCTGAAGAGCACTTAGGTCAAGATGTGTTGGAGGTATAATTGGTAATTCGAGGTCTTTCTTTGTAACATTAGCATCCCTTGCAAAAGACGGTTGTAGCGAAGACCTCCTCTCTGGAACTTTTGGCTTTCTTTTTCCACTGTTTGGAGACAAGGGACCAGGAAAGAGAGGTGTTGGCAAAGTTGAGGTTGGTGTTCCTGACTGGCTTGAATATCCACTCGATGGTGATGCCAAACCTGCCAATTTATCGGGAGAGGACAGCTTGAATTCATtgtcaatggagggaagggatggagtagTGGCACGGGATTCAGACTGGGATGTTTGTGATTCTGAACCTTCTGGAGACTTTGTGCACTCTATGACGGTTGTACCTGTTGCAGTACTGGAGTTTGATAATGATCTGTAGGGATCATTAGATTTTAAGTCATTCAAGAGCCAGAGGCCTGCATAATCTGACTGCATGGCACTTCCATCTTTAAATGATGGCATTTCAGATGGGGTGAACTGAGGGTCTGATAACTCATTATCATTTGCATATGTGCTACGACTATCCCAAGGAACATTCCTTTCGTTAGGTAGAATGGGACCTTTGAACCCGTCAGATGCAAGACTTAGGTCAAGCTGCAATGACTTCTGTGCATCTCTGTAAGATACAGTCCCATCCTGCCCATTGCTTGTCTTTGGTTCGTTCTGATAGCTCTCACTTGTATAACTTTCATTTTTCCTCAAAGATGAACTGCGTTTTGGTGGGGCTGGTTTTGCCTTTGGTTTCTTGAGAGCAATGCTCTGGCCCCGAAACCTCTGCTTTCTTAATTCTAAAGGATCCGATGGAGGGAGCTCACCAAGTTCAGAAGCATTTTCTATACTCTGGATTCCATCAGAGCTTGTGGATGCATAGTTAAAAATGTAGTTTCTAGTAGTTCTTAAACCACAGTCAAAGTGCATGGATGTATAATACCCTTCAGTATCCACAGAGAAATGTGAGCCCGAGTCAGTTCTGGAAGAGGATGGTCTCTCAAGAAAGCTGTCACATGTACCCATACTAGCAAAACTTGGGCATCCTAAGCTATTGGTCCTCGAATGCCTAGGGCTAAAATCTTGGCTGCAAGATGCATCATGGCAATGGTGTAAATAGTTCCATTCTGCATCACTTGCATTACTTGCATTGAGATCTTCAACAACATCTGTCCCTGTGGAAGTAAAGGAGTTTGCCCTGTGACCTCTGACTTTGTCTCCTTGATAAGTATACTGCTCCAGAAGGAAACCTGGTGAATCATAGTTAGTGTGGGCAGGTGTATTCAAGGATAGTTCTGAATCACAGTGTGAAGATCCTGTCAGTGGTGGTGAGGACGCAGTGTGGATTGTCTCTGATGTCTGTGAAGGGCATGTTGAATTACTTCCACTCCAATTTCCACTGGAGGATTGATGGTCCTCCTTTTGATCCATCTGACTGCTTAAGATAACTCCTGCACTGGAGAGACTGTTGACTGGACTCCCGAATGTATCTGAATTTGAAGAGATCTCACTGTTTCCCATGTCTGGCTCTGGCACAAAGTTGGACATTTTTGTCACTTGGTCTTCGTGTTCTGGGTTTTGTTCTGGTTGAACAGTCACACCTATTGAATGATGTTTCTGTGGGCTCTGGTTAAACAAACTGGCTTCGCTGTCTTCCTCTTCTGTCTTTTCTGGGGTCGGTAAGTATTTTTCAGCAGCACTAATGATGCTTTCAACACTATTGTCCTGACTTAATTCATGAGATAACAGTGAAACTCTGACACCATCTTGAGAAAGGCTGCGGGAACGGACGTGGTTGTCGATTGGTGCAAGGAACATTGAGCCTGAGTCATCGGCCAGAGTTGTGATATTCCCATCTGAATGTGACAGGGAAGATGTGATGCCACTGCCCCGCTGGGCTCGGATCCGCCTTACTGATGGTGCTGCAATAAGGATATCCTCTGTCTGGCACTCTGAGTCCTTGGTCCCAGATCGGGCACTGGTAGAATTCACTTTGTCACCATGACAGTCCAAATTTGGGTTAACATGAACAATTACATTCCTTTCTTTAGCCACTGAGGATTCATCAGAACCTGCTGACCAAGTTAATAAAAGGTAGAATCAAAGGGTGTcccataaaataaatataaagttGCAAATTGTATGTAAAGGCCCTGAATTTCCTCAAGTCTGGTGGCTTTTTGACTGGCAGCAATAGAATCTTGAAACAAAGGGGCTCTGTTCCACAGCTCATTCTGAACAAATTTCCTGAGATGCCAGGGATGGAAGAAGTTCCACTGGCCTacaactagaagacataggttcaaggtgagagaggaaagttttaaaggggctCTGAGGACCAAATTTTTCACAGAGAAGCTAGTGgatatacggaacgagctgcttgaggaggtggtagaggcaggtacaattaaaatgtttgaaagacatttggacaggtatatggattggaaagctttagagggataagggccaaaagcaggcaagtgggattagcataggtaggcatcttgactgacatggaggagttgggccgaaagaTCTGTcgccatgctgtataactctatgaatctatgaactaATTGGGATAACAAGAATAAAGCAAAATCATGGTCAGCTCAGAATAAGGCTGCTCTGCAAACATGTAATAAAATTGGTCTGATTTCAATGTGGCACTGTGATGGTGATCTCCCTTTATAACCAGAAAGTTGTACATCTCAActtcagagatttgagcacaaaatctaggctgccaTTTCATTGGAGTACTTAGGGAATGCTCCAATGTGCTAGATGTGCTGTCTTTCAGGTGAGGTGTTCAACCAAGGCTCTATCTGTCCTTTCAGCTGGAACTATATTGGAAAAACAACAAGGGTCTTGTTCAATATTTACTTGTCAACTACAGGACTAAAAAATGAAGTGATTTTCATGAATTTGTTTGTTTGAGTTTGCACACTTTAAATTTCTGCTTTTCCATTGTTATAAACGTGACAAGTAATTTAAGAGCTTTGGAACATCACATGGTCATGAAAGtctctgtataaatgcaagtctcctTTATTGTCTCAGAACATTTGCTCTGATTTACAGTGTTCagtagcagtttttttttaaatttcaggtaTTTGTTGCAGGAAATGTTTCTAATCAGAACATGTTAATGAGTTTTTCAAGTTTTACCTATTTCTTGCTGTACACGTCTGGGAAGTCCACTGATAGTTTTTCGCCTCTTTAACTTCCGTCTTCGCTGCAATGCTGACTGAGGATGAGCAAAGGAGTATCGGCCAATGATCTGTCTCTCAAAACCTACTCCTGTAATGGTGAATGAAAAACAAATAGGAATTTATACATACTTCCACACCATTGCAACCATACTTATCAGTACATTAAAAGACTCCTTTAACACATTGGTACCAAAATGGATAAATCATACTTAAACATATAATTTAGGCTGAATCATATTCCTCTGTGTGATATTACTAACCTATCATCACCACAAATTCCTAGAGGGTTCTAGATTCCTAGATGATAAAAACTCAGGTGATCATCTGAGTTGCCAAGGCCTGTACATCTTCAGTGGAAGAGGGGACAAATTGGGCAAGTTGTACAAGGTTTGTGAAAAATGGATAACATTTGGCATAAAAATAGTTTAAATGAAAAGAGTACACTGGTTCAATGGTTAAAATGTGAAAGGTTGGGTATGGTGCTGGCATAGGA from Pristis pectinata isolate sPriPec2 chromosome 4, sPriPec2.1.pri, whole genome shotgun sequence carries:
- the nhsb gene encoding actin remodeling regulator NHS isoform X9 — its product is MIALGQRPKNPIPNIPTTLDRQTNWSKDLPLPTPEQKMRQQAQAISSSVIPINVTGVGFERQIIGRYSFAHPQSALQRRRKLKRRKTISGLPRRVQQEIAGSDESSVAKERNVIVHVNPNLDCHGDKVNSTSARSGTKDSECQTEDILIAAPSVRRIRAQRGSGITSSLSHSDGNITTLADDSGSMFLAPIDNHVRSRSLSQDGVRVSLLSHELSQDNSVESIISAAEKYLPTPEKTEEEDSEASLFNQSPQKHHSIGVTVQPEQNPEHEDQVTKMSNFVPEPDMGNSEISSNSDTFGSPVNSLSSAGVILSSQMDQKEDHQSSSGNWSGSNSTCPSQTSETIHTASSPPLTGSSHCDSELSLNTPAHTNYDSPGFLLEQYTYQGDKVRGHRANSFTSTGTDVVEDLNASNASDAEWNYLHHCHDASCSQDFSPRHSRTNSLGCPSFASMGTCDSFLERPSSSRTDSGSHFSVDTEGYYTSMHFDCGLRTTRNYIFNYASTSSDGIQSIENASELGELPPSDPLELRKQRFRGQSIALKKPKAKPAPPKRSSSLRKNESYTSESYQNEPKTSNGQDGTVSYRDAQKSLQLDLSLASDGFKGPILPNERNVPWDSRSTYANDNELSDPQFTPSEMPSFKDGSAMQSDYAGLWLLNDLKSNDPYRSLSNSSTATGTTVIECTKSPEGSESQTSQSESRATTPSLPSIDNEFKLSSPDKLAGLASPSSGYSSQSGTPTSTLPTPLFPGPLSPNSGKRKPKVPERRSSLQPSFARDANVTKKDLELPIIPPTHLDLSALQNVFKSKPSAHRNQLHISNQSKDSEAAERPNNSPSVSLAITPSVLQSVQLRSVSKTKQPRQECQEEPGITEELPHTDPVTPPYKTEPYGYSAHKCNEFSNSPPQKSSSSEANTNLLDMESTNALQENNLNEESLTPLPLLSSVVKSLKANGSPQNKEVGDDQTIATANCQAVSNSCTDISEANLVKKSTIQEIYQDLNNSNKESQNEVLAQEMGNPERPEKVPSSSHTITETLSAALSKPTTVEKLERKLDFDPVNDDETASPDIIQPESIGAQKLSKDSIEEKAKRLQDGSPETVPDATRTAEALCETPSDGQYKGHIDVGQGESYLISPESSPQTNDDNVFISPNKLRTTEDLFAVIHSSKNMAFGKRAFELQNKRSKRKLLGRKDSDEGPNVNKPRSSPGSSPGTPPAVQKQPGPIYRSVRKSNTSQEEFKLLLLKKGSRSDSSYRLSATEILKSASPISPKSPGDVFPDQAKDSENISPFPSGCEMQFPISPYSPRLTTEGISSRSFSTSLSSRPSRSRAPPAAGSSRYSARSRLHSAPMQVISEGEAENSDGSLHDDRSSPT
- the nhsb gene encoding actin remodeling regulator NHS isoform X4 is translated as MPFPKRICEPLLLTRHGSAERPAAFEELPAVSNHTLARTLGQLAELAKHACGLFQEIEDEVLRIHRRLGAVQRKISDIGAAVTALDPRQETVPVSNLDRESKLTVHFRVPWHQQKDLLHPSTRPPCIEELHQCAIQKLQSLHREHQRQLGDRRLMKPPSMLPPPLPLTQHSHRLRAQRKQRISKSIPLTDGDSDMIALGQRPKNPIPNIPTTLDRQTNWSKDLPLPTPEQKMRQQAQAISSSVIPINVTGVGFERQIIGRYSFAHPQSALQRRRKLKRRKTISGLPRRVQQEIAGSDESSVAKERNVIVHVNPNLDCHGDKVNSTSARSGTKDSECQTEDILIAAPSVRRIRAQRGSGITSSLSHSDGNITTLADDSGSMFLAPIDNHVRSRSLSQDGVRVSLLSHELSQDNSVESIISAAEKYLPTPEKTEEEDSEASLFNQSPQKHHSIGVTVQPEQNPEHEDQVTKMSNFVPEPDMGNSEISSNSDTFGSPVNSLSSAGVILSSQMDQKEDHQSSSGNWSGSNSTCPSQTSETIHTASSPPLTGSSHCDSELSLNTPAHTNYDSPGFLLEQYTYQGDKVRGHRANSFTSTGTDVVEDLNASNASDAEWNYLHHCHDASCSQDFSPRHSRTNSLGCPSFASMGTCDSFLERPSSSRTDSGSHFSVDTEGYYTSMHFDCGLRTTRNYIFNYASTSSDGIQSIENASELGELPPSDPLELRKQRFRGQSIALKKPKAKPAPPKRSSSLRKNESYTSESYQNEPKTSNGQDGTVSYRDAQKSLQLDLSLASDGFKGPILPNERNVPWDSRSTYANDNELSDPQFTPSEMPSFKDGSAMQSDYAGLWLLNDLKSNDPYRSLSNSSTATGTTVIECTKSPEGSESQTSQSESRATTPSLPSIDNEFKLSSPDKLAGLASPSSGYSSQSGTPTSTLPTPLFPGPLSPNSGKRKPKVPERRSSLQPSFARDANVTKKDLELPIIPPTHLDLSALQNVFKSKPSAHRNQLHISNQSKDSEAAERPNNSPSVSLAITPSVLQSVQLRSVSKTKQPRQECQEEPGITEELPHTDPVTPPYKTEPYGYSAHKCNEFSNSPPQKSSSSEANTNLLDMESTNALQENNLNEESLTPLPLLSSVVKSLKANGSPQNKEVGDDQTIATANCQAVSNSCTDISEANLVKKSTIQEIYQDLNNSNKESQNEVLAQEMGNPERPEKVPSSSHTITETLSAALSKPTTVEKLERKLDFDPVNDDETASPDIIQPESIGAQKLSKDSIEEKAKRLQDGSPETVPDATRTAEALCETPSDGQYKGHIDVGQGESYLISPESSPQTNDDNVFISPNKLRTTEDLFAVIHSSKNMAFGKRAFELQNKRSKRKLLGRKDSDEGPNVNKPRSSPGSSPGTPPAVQKQPGPIYRSVRKSNTSQEEFKLLLLKKGSRSDSSYRLSATEILKSASPISPKSPGDVFPDQAKDSENISPFPSGCEMQFPISPYSPRLTTEGISSRSFSTSLSSRPSRSRAPPAAGSSRYSARSRLHSAPMQVISEGEAENSDGSLHDDRSSPT
- the nhsb gene encoding actin remodeling regulator NHS isoform X10 yields the protein MPFPKRICEPLLLTRHGSAERPAAFEELPAVSNHTLARTLGQLAELAKHACGLFQEIEDEVLRIHRRLGAVQRKISDIGAAVTALDPRQETVPVSNLDRESKLTVHFRVPWHQQKDLLHPSTRPPCIEELHQCAIQKLQSLHREHQRQLGDRRLMKPPSMLPPPLPLTQHSHRLRAQRKQRISKFHSTRSSSPTECCQMTPWSRKSIPLTDGDSDMIALGQRPKNPIPNIPTTLDRQTNWSKDLPLPTPEQKMRQQAQAISSSVIPINVTGVGFERQIIGRYSFAHPQSALQRRRKLKRRKTISGLPRRVQQEIGSDESSVAKERNVIVHVNPNLDCHGDKVNSTSARSGTKDSECQTEDILIAAPSVRRIRAQRGSGITSSLSHSDGNITTLADDSGSMFLAPIDNHVRSRSLSQDGVRVSLLSHELSQDNSVESIISAAEKYLPTPEKTEEEDSEASLFNQSPQKHHSIGVTVQPEQNPEHEDQVTKMSNFVPEPDMGNSEISSNSDTFGSPVNSLSSAGVILSSQMDQKEDHQSSSGNWSGSNSTCPSQTSETIHTASSPPLTGSSHCDSELSLNTPAHTNYDSPGFLLEQYTYQGDKVRGHRANSFTSTGTDVVEDLNASNASDAEWNYLHHCHDASCSQDFSPRHSRTNSLGCPSFASMGTCDSFLERPSSSRTDSGSHFSVDTEGYYTSMHFDCGLRTTRNYIFNYASTSSDGIQSIENASELGELPPSDPLELRKQRFRGQSIALKKPKAKPAPPKRSSSLRKNESYTSESYQNEPKTSNGQDGTVSYRDAQKSLQLDLSLASDGFKGPILPNERNVPWDSRSTYANDNELSDPQFTPSEMPSFKDGSAMQSDYAGLWLLNDLKSNDPYRSLSNSSTATGTTVIECTKSPEGSESQTSQSESRATTPSLPSIDNEFKLSSPDKLAGLASPSSGYSSQSGTPTSTLPTPLFPGPLSPNSGKRKPKVPERRSSLQPSFARDANVTKKDLELPIIPPTHLDLSALQNVFKSKPSAHRNQLHISNQSKDSEAAERPNNSPSVSLAITPSVLQSVQLRSVSKTKQPRQECQEEPGITEELPHTDPVTPPYKTEPYGYSAHKCNEFSNSPPQKSSSSEANTNLLDMESTNALQENNLNEESLTPLPLLSSVVKSLKANGSPQNKEVGDDQTIATANCQAVSNSCTDISEANLVKKSTIQEIYQDLNNSNKESQNEVLAQEMGNPERPEKVPSSSHTITETLSAALSKPTTVEKLERKLDFDPVNDDETASPDIIQPESIGAQKLSKDSIEEKAKRLQDGSPETVPDATRTAEALCETPSDGQYKGHIDVGQGESYLISPESSPQTNDDNVFISPNKLRTTEDLFAVIHRSKRKLLGRKDSDEGPNVNKPRSSPGSSPGTPPAVQKQPGPIYRSVRKSNTSQEEFKLLLLKKGSRSDSSYRLSATEILKSASPISPKSPGDVFPDQAKDSENISPFPSGCEMQFPISPYSPRLTTEGISSRSFSTSLSSRPSRSRAPPAAGSSRYSARSRLHSAPMQVISEGEAENSDGSLHDDRSSPT
- the nhsb gene encoding actin remodeling regulator NHS isoform X2, which codes for MPFPKRICEPLLLTRHGSAERPAAFEELPAVSNHTLARTLGQLAELAKHACGLFQEIEDEVLRIHRRLGAVQRKISDIGAAVTALDPRQETVPVSNLDRESKLTVHFRVPWHQQKDLLHPSTRPPCIEELHQCAIQKLQSLHREHQRQLGDRRLMKPPSMLPPPLPLTQHSHRLRAQRKQRISKFHSTRSSSPTECCQMTPWSRKSIPLTDGDSDMIALGQRPKNPIPNIPTTLDRQTNWSKDLPLPTPEQKMRQQAQAISSSVIPINVTGVGFERQIIGRYSFAHPQSALQRRRKLKRRKTISGLPRRVQQEIGSDESSVAKERNVIVHVNPNLDCHGDKVNSTSARSGTKDSECQTEDILIAAPSVRRIRAQRGSGITSSLSHSDGNITTLADDSGSMFLAPIDNHVRSRSLSQDGVRVSLLSHELSQDNSVESIISAAEKYLPTPEKTEEEDSEASLFNQSPQKHHSIGVTVQPEQNPEHEDQVTKMSNFVPEPDMGNSEISSNSDTFGSPVNSLSSAGVILSSQMDQKEDHQSSSGNWSGSNSTCPSQTSETIHTASSPPLTGSSHCDSELSLNTPAHTNYDSPGFLLEQYTYQGDKVRGHRANSFTSTGTDVVEDLNASNASDAEWNYLHHCHDASCSQDFSPRHSRTNSLGCPSFASMGTCDSFLERPSSSRTDSGSHFSVDTEGYYTSMHFDCGLRTTRNYIFNYASTSSDGIQSIENASELGELPPSDPLELRKQRFRGQSIALKKPKAKPAPPKRSSSLRKNESYTSESYQNEPKTSNGQDGTVSYRDAQKSLQLDLSLASDGFKGPILPNERNVPWDSRSTYANDNELSDPQFTPSEMPSFKDGSAMQSDYAGLWLLNDLKSNDPYRSLSNSSTATGTTVIECTKSPEGSESQTSQSESRATTPSLPSIDNEFKLSSPDKLAGLASPSSGYSSQSGTPTSTLPTPLFPGPLSPNSGKRKPKVPERRSSLQPSFARDANVTKKDLELPIIPPTHLDLSALQNVFKSKPSAHRNQLHISNQSKDSEAAERPNNSPSVSLAITPSVLQSVQLRSVSKTKQPRQECQEEPGITEELPHTDPVTPPYKTEPYGYSAHKCNEFSNSPPQKSSSSEANTNLLDMESTNALQENNLNEESLTPLPLLSSVVKSLKANGSPQNKEVGDDQTIATANCQAVSNSCTDISEANLVKKSTIQEIYQDLNNSNKESQNEVLAQEMGNPERPEKVPSSSHTITETLSAALSKPTTVEKLERKLDFDPVNDDETASPDIIQPESIGAQKLSKDSIEEKAKRLQDGSPETVPDATRTAEALCETPSDGQYKGHIDVGQGESYLISPESSPQTNDDNVFISPNKLRTTEDLFAVIHSSKNMAFGKRAFELQNKRSKRKLLGRKDSDEGPNVNKPRSSPGSSPGTPPAVQKQPGPIYRSVRKSNTSQEEFKLLLLKKGSRSDSSYRLSATEILKSASPISPKSPGDVFPDQAKDSENISPFPSGCEMQFPISPYSPRLTTEGISSRSFSTSLSSRPSRSRAPPAAGSSRYSARSRLHSAPMQVISEGEAENSDGSLHDDRSSPT
- the nhsb gene encoding actin remodeling regulator NHS isoform X6 codes for the protein MPFPKRICEPLLLTRHGSAERPAAFEELPAVSNHTLARTLGQLAELAKHACGLFQEIEDEVLRIHRRLGAVQRKISDIGAAVTALDPRQETVPVSNLDRESKLTVHFRVPWHQQKDLLHPSTRPPCIEELHQCAIQKLQSLHREHQRQLGDRRLMKPPSMLPPPLPLTQHSHRLRAQRKQRISKFHSTRSSSPTECCQMTPWSRKSIPLTDGDSDMIALGQRPKNPIPNIPTTLDRQTNWSKDLPLPTPEQKMRQQAQAISSSVIPINVTGVGFERQIIGRYSFAHPQSALQRRRKLKRRKTISGLPRRVQQEIAGSDESSVAKERNVIVHVNPNLDCHGDKVNSTSARSGTKDSECQTEDILIAAPSVRRIRAQRGSGITSSLSHSDGNITTLADDSGSMFLAPIDNHVRSRSLSQDGVRVSLLSHELSQDNSVESIISAAEKYLPTPEKTEEEDSEASLFNQSPQKHHSIGVTVQPEQNPEHEDQVTKMSNFVPEPDMGNSEISSNSDTFGSPVNSLSSAGVILSSQMDQKEDHQSSSGNWSGSNSTCPSQTSETIHTASSPPLTGSSHCDSELSLNTPAHTNYDSPGFLLEQYTYQGDKVRGHRANSFTSTGTDVVEDLNASNASDAEWNYLHHCHDASCSQDFSPRHSRTNSLGCPSFASMGTCDSFLERPSSSRTDSGSHFSVDTEGYYTSMHFDCGLRTTRNYIFNYASTSSDGIQSIENASELGELPPSDPLELRKQRFRGQSIALKKPKAKPAPPKRSSSLRKNESYTSESYQNEPKTSNGQDGTVSYRDAQKSLQLDLSLASDGFKGPILPNERNVPWDSRSTYANDNELSDPQFTPSEMPSFKDGSAMQSDYAGLWLLNDLKSNDPYRSLSNSSTATGTTVIECTKSPEGSESQTSQSESRATTPSLPSIDNEFKLSSPDKLAGLASPSSGYSSQSGTPTSTLPTPLFPGPLSPNSGKRKPKVPERRSSLQPSFARDANVTKKDLELPIIPPTHLDLSALQNVFKSKPSAHRNQLHISNQSKDSEAAERPNNSPSVSLAITPSVLQSVQLRSVSKTKQPRQECQEEPGITEELPHTDPVTPPYKTEPYGYSAHKCNEFSNSPPQKSSSSEANTNLLDMESTNALQENNLNEESLTPLPLLSSVVKSLKANGSPQNKEVGDDQTIATANCQAVSNSCTDISEANLVKKSTIQEIYQDLNNSNKESQNEVLAQEMGNPERPEKVPSSSHTITETLSAALSKPTTVEKLERKLDFDPVNDDETASPDIIQPESIGAQKLSKDSIEEKAKRLQDGSPETVPDATRTAEALCETPSDGQYKGHIDVGQGESYLISPESSPQTNDDNVFISPNKLRTTEDLFAVIHSSDKGLQTQSVDCFFPQMSPDLF